Within the Sarcophilus harrisii chromosome 2, mSarHar1.11, whole genome shotgun sequence genome, the region CCGGATCTAGTGTTTCTGAAAAATATGGCAACTCAACAAGACAAGTTCGGGGGCCCATTCAACAACCCTTAACAAATTGGACTAAAAGGGATGAGAAACTTGGCCAAGAGGAAGCTATCAGCGACTTTCGTGAGTGCGGTTTCCGCGGAAAAGTGAAGTAGCCAGAAAGTAAACCTCGATAGAGGAAATGGGAATCCCCCAATACTAAACTGAGTAAACTAGAGGAATGGGAATAAAAGGGAAGAGTAGAGCAACAAAAAGGTCCTCCAGGAGGGCTAGAGCAACCAGGTCGGAAGCAGCCACTTCCGGGGGCGGGGCGTTTTCTTTTTCCCGGCCGGAAATGTGGACTATAAACACTGCCATAGTCGCTTCTCGTGTCGTTTCGGCAGTTGCTCCCTCTTGCCGAAGATTCTCCGTTATCAGCAGGGGGGTCATGGCGAAGAGCAAATTCGAGTATGTACGGGATTTTGAAATGGATGATACGTGCCTGGCCCATTGCTGGGTGGTCGTGCGGCTAGACGGAAGGAACTTCCATCGGTGAGCGCACTGCCCAGGGGCTCGCGTGGCTCGCATGCGCTTCCGGGGCGGGTCCCCTTCCCCGCTTCCTCCCTGCCACCCCCTGGCCGTCCTCCCTGCCACCCCCTGGCCGTCCTCCCTGCCACCCCCTGGCCGTCCTCCCTGCCTTTGCTGGTCCCTCTCTTTTCTTGTCCTTCCCCGCCAGCCGCCCGCTTCCCTTCTCTATCACCTAAGAAACCTCGCAGCCAGTGAGTTTGCGAAAGAAGCGTCACCCGCTCGCACCCTCGGGAAAGGCGGCCCAAACCCTAGCCAGGAGCCTGGCCATTACTGAAGTTCCTTCCAAGAGGGGAAGAGTCAGCTCTCCTGAAAAGAGGCCTGGAGCAGGATGCCTTGGGTTCCAGCCTCAGTTCTGCCAATAACTAGCCGTATGTTCTTGAGGAAGGCACGTTATCTACTTAGGACCATCCTTTCCTTTTGGAAATTGGGGCAGAGAGGGTGGTGTTACAGTTCTTTAGCCACCTTGGAAGAAAACAGAGACGTGTTGTGCAGAAAGGGCTTTGCAGATCCTAAAAGTACTTGATTGATAGAAACAAGAGTTGCAGATATTCCCTCTTAGGCTTTAGACAGATTGAAAGTGAACTTGATGTGATTGTCAGCAACCCAGAAAACTGGTGGCAAAGTGCACCCCCTTCCCATGATACCTTTTTCCTTCAGATTTGCAACTGGTTAATTAAATGATCCTCTATATCTACATTATCCAAAGAGCTCCAAATATGTGTTTCATAAACATATTTGgtgagatatatgtgtgtgtatatatacatatgtttcaACTTTTGAGGAAAGAAGTAGATCTATCACCTAAAAGGCAAAGAAGCAAAGTTTGAATGTGACAATGTCCCATAACACTTTAATTTAAAGCTAAATCACTTCTAGGGACTTTCCTGCTCTGAACTGAGGCAGTTAGAATAAATGGTGACTAATGTTTGTTGtatcatttgatatttattaaacacctatatTGACAAAATTTTAGTTTAGCTGGTTTTCACAAATTGTCCAGATGTGCCAGAATACCTAAAGAGAGGGAGGCAAGGAAGAATAAATGTGATATAGACTGAAGGAAAGGTAGTCATGGACTAAAGCCTCACTTCTCCAAGTCAGATCAAGAAAAGCCTTTAAGGAGACAGtaaataaagtactattatttGATAAGTCTTTTAACATGGTATTTAAAATGTTGCTTGAATAACCTATATTAGGTGATTCGCCCTTAGTTATACAGCTTGAACTATAGTGTTCCTTAGTTCCTTACTGTAAACCCTGCATGCTATTCTCCCTCTGTACTGTTGCTGTTCCTGCTATTATTTTAAGTTATATCTGCTTAACTTTTTTCATGAAAACGTATCtttgtttcttctccttcccaCAATGAAGTTTTGCAGAAAAACACAACTTTACAAAACCCAATGATAGCCGAGCCCTAGAATTGATGACCCGGTGTGCTCAGACTGTAATGACACAACTAGAAGATATTGTCATGGCATATGGACAAAGTGATGAATATAGCTTTATATTCAAACGGAAGAGCAATTGGTTTAGAAGAAGAGCCAGGTACTTTCTCTTCGTGTCATACTATTTTCCTCTAGGCAAATGTCATCCCTTTTACTTTAATCATAGATTTTTCAACATTCCTCTTTGGTTTTTATAAATCTTTCTGGTAGctcttcatttttattccttttcttttccttttcactgaAGTCTTGACTTCTAATTTGACTAGGGATTCAAGACTCTCAGGGACTAGAAATGAAGTGGTATGAAACTGATTAAAAAGCTCTACTTAGCTCTTAcatagaccagggcttcttaaaactttttccactcctgACCCCATTTCTCCAGAGAAATTTTTAAGTGATCCAGCCTATACAGGTAAATCAAACATgcatttataataaatcatataacaatttattttaaaatgattcttgGTATACATGtaatttaccatttattaaagacagaagcaaatttgcatgctaatgagatggatgtgtttacttttacataaagaattttttgttgttgttgtggcgattgaggctaagtgatttgcccaaggtctcacagctaggaagtgttaagtgtctgaggtcacatttgaactcaggtccttctgacttcagaactggtgttctatccactgtgccaggtAGCTGCCCCTAAAGAactaaatcttggtggaatattgaATActtttttactgttgccaaattttttgtgaccctcGCATTCAGTTATGCGATTCTATGTGAGATTGTGActtacaatttaagaagctttgacatGACAGATTGCGATGTTTCTTTGGAAGAACTAGAAGTTTGAAGTATAATAATGTTGTGTAAGTATCATAGCCAATAAATTTCCAGGTATATAGACAGACCTTTTAAAgctaaaatcattttccttttaaagtgtGTTTAAGAGAGACATTATGATATAATGGGTAGTACTACATattgaattaggaaaaataaattctaatccTGTCTCTTTTTTATTAGTCCTGTATCCTTGCTAAATTAACTTCTCTTTGGGGTTTTAGTTTCCTTCTGGAAAATGAGAGGTGTAAATTAAAGGAGCTCTTAAGAGCCCTTCCAGATTAATATATAACACATACTCTTCTCTTATAGAACTACCATCATACCATGATTTCTAACCTGGTATGTCAGAAGTCTCATAATTATTGTTCCTTCTTCTGGTTGGTCTCTTCCCTTTAAAATCCATCCCCCACAGATGCCGAATTGATGTTCCTGAAGCACAGACCTGAAGATATCATTACATTGTTCAAATAGCTCACTGTGGCTCACTATTGCTTATAGTATCAAAATCTTCTGGCATTTAAGTACCATAAAGTTTGTTACTTCATCTTGGCCTACTTGCTTCTATATCCTACCTCATTATCTTTGCATAGGTTATCCCTATGCCGAGAGTATTCTTTAATCTTATTTGTATAGCTCAGTACCACTTCTTAAATGAAACCTATTCCACCAAATTGCTAGTTTTCTCCAGTTATTGTTATATAGTTTTCATATACTTATCTGTTTGCATGTTCTGTTCCctcaataaaatgtaagttccttactgataaagaacttttttttttgggtctTTGTATCCATAGCACCTGCCACAGTACTTGttacatttgttgttgttattaagttGTGTatgactttgtgaccccatttagaatttttttggcagagatactggagtaatttgccatttccttgtccagttcattttatagacaaagaaactgagaaacagggttaaatgtcttacccagcatcacacagcttttaagtgtctgagatcagatttgaatttgtcttcctcactccaaaccCATAGCTCTATCCACGATACCACCTAACTATTGCCCTGTTACATAATAATTACTAAATCGAATTACtgtgggaaaaataataatatttcagtgGAACGGACATTATTAAATGCCTCTAAGTTCAAAAAACTACTTTAGCAATGGTAGTAGTGGGaggtactttattttaaaaaccctGGGAACTAAGTATTACCAAATATctgtaaaatttttattgtatcccACAATCCCTAAgctatgaaaatattaatataacatattttctctctctgttctttctttgtaCTTACAAGTAAATTTATGACAAACGTGGCCTCTCAGTTTGCCTCCAGCTATGTCTTTTATTGGAAGGATTACTTTAAGGACCAGGATCTTCTATATCCTCCAGCCTTTGATGGAAGAGTTGTAGTGTATCCTAGCAACCAGACCTTAAAGGACTATCTCAGTTGGCGACAAGCAGAttgtaagtattttttaaaaataatgaaattccaCAGATATGTGCtgatacaaactttttttttggctctgtTCATTTGATTAGCTTCTCGAGAACTTAGAAGAAATTAGGAATTGAAATCACACAACTTTGGAAATATTCACTTAAGGTATCTTTCAACTAGCATTAATCTGAGtgaaaatagttataaaaataactgaaaacaaaGATTTGCCCACTGATATTAACACCTGTTACACATAGTAAATACTCTACATGTGTAATAaactcattatatatataatgagttcattgcacatatatacacacacacacacatatacacacccacacatataaacacacaaatatgcacacatatacatgtgtgttttaAAGCCATAACATGTTTTAAAATAGACATGCACATAGCTCATCATCTCTGAACTCTCCATCTGAAATAGAAAGGTGTCTTCAGAGGTGGGTGTGGAGATGAATAATTTGGGAAATGGTTCCTTTGGATTATGAATgttgcaaatatatttttaaatttttttctccccaggtcATATT harbors:
- the THG1L gene encoding probable tRNA(His) guanylyltransferase isoform X1, whose product is MWTINTAIVASRVVSAVAPSCRRFSVISRGVMAKSKFEYVRDFEMDDTCLAHCWVVVRLDGRNFHRFAEKHNFTKPNDSRALELMTRCAQTVMTQLEDIVMAYGQSDEYSFIFKRKSNWFRRRASKFMTNVASQFASSYVFYWKDYFKDQDLLYPPAFDGRVVVYPSNQTLKDYLSWRQADCHINNLYNTVFWMLIQRSKLTPAQAQERLQGTLAADKNEILFSEYNVNYNNEPPMFRKGTVMIWKKIKEVISKEIQLPGETEEKTVEVARTRTKPVALHCDIIGDAFWKEHPEILEDDS
- the THG1L gene encoding probable tRNA(His) guanylyltransferase isoform X2 gives rise to the protein MWTINTAIVASRVVSAVAPSCRRFSVISRGVMAKSKFEYVRDFEMDDTCLAHCWVVVRLDGRNFHRFAEKHNFTKPNDSRALELMTRCAQTVMTQLEDIVMAYGQSDEYSFIFKRKSNWFRRRASKFMTNVASQFASSYVFYWKDYFKDQDLLYPPAFDGRVVVYPSNQTLKDYLSWRQADCHINNLYNTVFWMLIQRSKLTPAQAQERLQGTLAADKNEILFSEYNVNYNNEPPMFRKGTVMIWKKV